A genome region from Sporosarcina sp. ANT_H38 includes the following:
- a CDS encoding ASCH domain-containing protein: MSKYKVGVNNIVHKMGLYGEYFKAIIEGKKTVEVRLNDEDRREIKVGDTIEFVSVPEQNETLKVQVSDLRKYDTFEEMYENIPFQDFDCEGWSMKEMVEGTYEIYTPEQEKQWGTLAITIKY, translated from the coding sequence ATGTCGAAATACAAAGTAGGGGTGAATAACATAGTACATAAAATGGGATTATACGGAGAATATTTTAAAGCAATTATAGAAGGAAAAAAGACAGTTGAGGTTCGTTTAAACGATGAGGATAGGAGGGAAATAAAAGTAGGCGATACTATCGAATTTGTAAGTGTTCCTGAACAAAATGAAACATTAAAAGTACAAGTTTCAGATTTAAGAAAGTACGATACATTTGAAGAAATGTATGAAAATATTCCGTTTCAAGATTTTGATTGTGAAGGTTGGTCAATGAAAGAAATGGTAGAAGGAACCTATGAAATATATACACCAGAACAAGAAAAACAATGGGGAACATTGGCAATTACTATAAAGTATTAA
- a CDS encoding DUF2785 domain-containing protein has product MSDTRTKSMLDLQRIEKDQFQLREGEQHQDFLPLLLQYIGDPQPELRDNLIYPMFYMWIKEENRFSGEELRSLLTVLTDENHLFYNIGSEDDQSVFTRTFSALPISLIVQSHRQNPFFNQSEIEQLMHVMLRYYKEEKDLRGYLSVGGWAHSASHGADVFVELVQCEESSVAMLREVLVAISGMLHNGRHIFSDEDDERFVNIVDTMIDKELLLHHEIADWISGLAQCCNLPRSRAQVIARVNSKNFLRSLYFRRGQDSRWNELNIVMLGTEAKLNRFSIS; this is encoded by the coding sequence ATGAGCGATACAAGGACCAAATCGATGCTGGATTTGCAAAGAATTGAGAAGGATCAGTTTCAGTTACGCGAAGGTGAGCAGCATCAAGATTTCTTACCTTTGTTACTTCAATATATTGGTGATCCTCAGCCAGAATTACGGGATAACCTGATTTATCCGATGTTTTATATGTGGATTAAGGAAGAGAATAGGTTCAGTGGAGAGGAGTTGCGTAGCCTTTTAACTGTTCTGACTGATGAAAACCATTTGTTCTATAATATTGGCAGCGAGGATGATCAGTCAGTTTTCACAAGGACGTTCTCTGCCTTGCCTATCTCTTTGATTGTGCAAAGCCACAGACAGAATCCATTTTTCAATCAATCGGAAATTGAGCAATTAATGCATGTAATGCTCCGATATTATAAAGAGGAGAAGGATCTGCGAGGTTATCTTTCAGTAGGAGGCTGGGCTCACAGCGCGTCTCACGGTGCGGACGTTTTTGTCGAGCTGGTGCAGTGCGAGGAAAGCAGCGTCGCAATGCTGCGTGAGGTTCTTGTCGCTATTTCTGGCATGCTTCATAATGGTAGACACATTTTTAGCGATGAGGATGATGAGCGGTTTGTCAACATCGTGGATACGATGATTGACAAAGAGTTACTTCTACATCATGAAATCGCTGATTGGATTAGCGGCTTAGCGCAATGCTGCAATTTGCCGAGAAGTCGCGCTCAAGTGATTGCTCGCGTGAACAGCAAGAATTTTTTACGCAGTCTCTATTTCAGAAGGGGACAAGATAGCCGATGGAATGAGCTTAACATTGTCATGCTTGGTACTGAGGCAAAATTGAACAGGTTTTCTATTAGTTAA
- a CDS encoding alpha/beta fold hydrolase, with protein MNMQNKKIIDICDDRILFNKYSRNCIPSVIFIAGLGDSYETWKKVQDRISQKTSTFSYNRSGIGRSQVASVPTTCYDLVEELNELLLAHEVEKPYILVGHSFGGLVARLYASLYPLNICGMVLVDAAPEYKELAYEKVLPEDLIAGNREYYENPMLNSENIDKIQSYKQIVDHSKQSNLPLSIITRGLPDNDEEGWTSQEILEIEQRLQAEFQWLSKSSKYRIASQSGHYIHHDEPEIVIEEIMLMLMEMGK; from the coding sequence GTGAATATGCAAAATAAAAAGATAATTGATATCTGTGATGACCGCATACTATTCAATAAATATTCACGTAACTGTATTCCAAGCGTAATCTTCATAGCAGGGTTAGGCGATAGCTATGAGACATGGAAAAAAGTCCAAGACCGAATATCGCAAAAAACATCAACCTTTTCCTATAACAGGTCGGGTATTGGCAGGAGTCAAGTCGCATCTGTCCCGACTACTTGCTATGATCTAGTTGAGGAGCTCAACGAATTGTTGCTGGCGCATGAAGTGGAGAAGCCCTATATATTGGTGGGACATTCTTTTGGCGGTTTGGTTGCTAGATTATATGCCAGCCTTTATCCACTGAACATCTGCGGTATGGTTTTGGTTGACGCTGCACCGGAATATAAAGAACTTGCCTATGAAAAGGTTCTACCCGAAGATCTGATTGCAGGAAATAGGGAATATTACGAGAATCCTATGTTGAATAGTGAGAATATTGATAAAATACAAAGCTATAAGCAAATCGTTGATCATTCAAAGCAAAGTAACCTCCCACTCTCAATTATTACAAGAGGTTTGCCTGACAATGATGAAGAGGGATGGACATCTCAAGAAATATTGGAAATTGAGCAAAGACTCCAAGCAGAATTCCAATGGCTGTCAAAGTCAAGCAAGTACAGGATTGCTAGTCAAAGTGGACATTATATTCATCATGATGAGCCAGAAATTGTTATAGAGGAGATTATGTTAATGTTGATGGAGATGGGAAAATGA